The following proteins are co-located in the Microbacterium sp. Clip185 genome:
- a CDS encoding aldo/keto reductase, translating to MRIFGIGTATHPVAPADMAETHPSAPIPVQGPGVGAGIRIDLGESGQRIFPLILGGAEFGWNVDIDTSHTILDAYVERGGNAVHTADSFAGGRSEHIIGEWLRKRRVRDDLVLMTRVGAHPDHPGLGPVNLIRSVEASLVRLGTDRIDVLYIDGTTGVGSLENTLATLEWLIEAGKVRAVGAYGLRAEQLVEARILSSAGLPRFTVLDVPYNVLRRKDFDGDLRLVAGAQGVAVTPSHPLEHGFLAGARRTRDKAVTSVRAAQLAGSLTKRGSRTLKALDAVAAEFGVPVSAVAVAWLLAQRIVAAPIANAYAPAHVEEVLQGVGLRLTRSQLSEIARASE from the coding sequence GTGAGAATCTTCGGAATCGGCACGGCGACGCACCCGGTCGCGCCCGCCGACATGGCAGAGACGCATCCGTCTGCCCCCATCCCCGTTCAGGGCCCCGGCGTCGGAGCCGGCATCCGCATCGATCTGGGCGAGAGCGGACAGCGCATCTTCCCGCTCATCCTGGGCGGCGCCGAGTTCGGCTGGAACGTCGACATCGACACCAGCCATACGATCCTCGACGCCTACGTCGAGCGCGGTGGCAACGCCGTGCACACCGCCGACAGTTTCGCCGGCGGACGCAGTGAGCACATCATCGGCGAGTGGCTGCGCAAGCGTCGCGTTCGCGACGATCTCGTGCTCATGACGAGGGTCGGCGCGCACCCCGACCATCCGGGCCTCGGCCCCGTCAACCTCATCCGCTCGGTCGAGGCCTCGCTCGTCAGGCTCGGCACGGACCGCATCGACGTGCTCTACATCGACGGCACGACCGGCGTCGGCTCGCTGGAGAACACGCTTGCCACGCTCGAGTGGCTGATCGAGGCAGGCAAGGTGCGTGCCGTCGGCGCCTACGGCCTGCGTGCCGAGCAGCTGGTGGAAGCCCGCATCCTCTCGTCGGCGGGGCTGCCGCGTTTCACGGTGCTCGACGTGCCCTACAACGTGCTGCGCCGCAAGGACTTCGACGGGGACCTGCGACTCGTCGCCGGCGCGCAGGGGGTCGCCGTGACTCCCTCGCATCCGCTGGAGCACGGATTCCTCGCGGGTGCCCGGCGTACGCGTGACAAGGCCGTCACCTCCGTTCGTGCGGCACAGCTCGCGGGCAGCCTCACCAAGCGCGGCAGCCGCACGCTGAAGGCTCTGGACGCGGTGGCGGCGGAGTTCGGTGTGCCGGTTTCGGCGGTCGCGGTGGCGTGGCTGCTCGCGCAGCGGATCGTGGCTGCGCCGATCGCGAACGCGTATGCGCCCGCGCACGTCGAGGAAGTGCTGCAGGGCGTGGGGCTCCGTCTCACCCGCAGCCAGCTGTCGGAGATCGCGCGCGCGTCGGAGTAG
- a CDS encoding histidine phosphatase family protein, which yields MTHYIYLVRHGEHQDAEHGIDDGPLSPRGRRQAELLADRLSGVPFDAVWHSPLVRAAETARAVAERMPSITPEASSLLFDCVPTGMTEETPAVFEPFFGGITEAAVDAGRAQMADALAAFLVRKQGDVHELIITHNAVIGWFVREVLGAPDWRWMTLNQANAGLTVIAQRHGRPWTLVSHNDLAHLPFELRTGLPEVPPV from the coding sequence GTGACTCACTACATCTACCTTGTCCGCCACGGCGAGCATCAGGATGCGGAGCACGGCATCGACGACGGACCGTTGTCGCCGCGTGGCCGCCGCCAGGCTGAGCTGCTGGCCGACCGGCTCTCGGGCGTGCCGTTCGATGCCGTCTGGCACTCGCCGCTCGTGCGCGCCGCGGAGACGGCCCGCGCGGTGGCCGAGCGCATGCCGTCGATCACGCCGGAAGCCTCCTCGCTGCTGTTCGACTGCGTTCCGACGGGGATGACGGAGGAGACCCCCGCGGTCTTCGAGCCCTTCTTCGGCGGCATCACCGAGGCTGCGGTGGACGCGGGGCGGGCGCAGATGGCCGACGCCCTCGCCGCCTTCCTGGTGCGCAAGCAGGGCGACGTGCACGAGCTGATCATCACGCACAACGCGGTGATCGGGTGGTTCGTGCGCGAGGTGCTGGGCGCGCCCGACTGGCGCTGGATGACACTGAACCAGGCCAACGCGGGTCTCACGGTCATCGCGCAACGTCACGGGCGTCCCTGGACGCTCGTGTCCCACAACGACCTCGCCCACCTGCCGTTCGAGCTGCGCACGGGCCTTCCCGAGGTCCCGCCCGTCTGA
- a CDS encoding GNAT family N-acetyltransferase encodes MPTLRALPADDPVSHELLTLYFARRAQGFPGGGYRTVFPDPAAFEQPNGVFLVLFDDTGEAIGCGGIRRIADGPAGVRYELKHLFVRPEARGSGGGRLLVTELEERARAFGAAELVLDTHHSLEAAGSLYARSGFIAIEPYNDNQNATRWYGKAL; translated from the coding sequence ATGCCCACCCTGCGTGCCCTTCCCGCAGACGACCCCGTCAGTCACGAGCTGCTCACCCTGTACTTCGCCCGCCGTGCGCAGGGATTCCCCGGCGGCGGCTACCGCACGGTCTTCCCGGATCCTGCGGCCTTCGAGCAGCCGAACGGCGTGTTCCTGGTTCTCTTCGACGACACCGGCGAAGCGATCGGATGCGGCGGCATCCGTCGCATCGCGGACGGGCCCGCGGGCGTGCGCTACGAGCTCAAGCATCTCTTCGTCCGCCCCGAGGCGCGCGGCAGCGGCGGCGGCCGGCTGCTCGTGACCGAGCTCGAGGAGCGGGCACGGGCCTTCGGAGCCGCAGAGCTCGTGCTCGACACCCACCACTCGCTCGAGGCCGCCGGCTCGCTCTACGCGCGCAGCGGCTTCATCGCGATCGAGCCGTACAACGACAACCAGAACGCCACGCGCTGGTACGGCAAGGCGCTCTGA
- the dapB gene encoding 4-hydroxy-tetrahydrodipicolinate reductase, translating to MTTRVAIVGATGKLGSIIRGVVEAEEGFELIAALSSRDDIQAIDDADVVVDASVPAISIDVVRAAIERGKNVLVGTSGWSAERIALVRPLADAAGVGVVFIPNFSLGSVMGSALSAAAAPFFDSIEIVEAHRETKIDSPSGTAVRTAEMIAAARQGTGPVEAPHVDQRARGQQVASVPIHSLRRPGVVARQEVVLSGPGEALSIVHDTIEPALAYAPGIRIALAAARDARGVHVGLDSFLDIGIRLPGAPKTGAGVTDGAASGQIAATTP from the coding sequence ATGACGACGCGTGTGGCCATCGTGGGAGCAACCGGCAAGCTGGGAAGCATCATCCGCGGCGTGGTCGAGGCCGAAGAGGGCTTCGAGCTCATTGCGGCCCTCTCGTCGCGCGACGACATCCAGGCCATCGACGACGCGGACGTGGTCGTCGACGCGTCCGTCCCGGCCATCTCCATCGACGTCGTGCGCGCGGCGATCGAGCGCGGCAAGAACGTCCTCGTGGGCACGAGCGGATGGTCGGCGGAGCGCATCGCGCTCGTGCGTCCCCTGGCGGATGCGGCCGGCGTCGGCGTCGTGTTCATCCCGAACTTCTCGCTCGGCTCCGTGATGGGCTCCGCCCTCTCCGCCGCCGCGGCGCCCTTCTTCGATTCCATCGAGATCGTCGAAGCCCACCGCGAAACGAAGATCGACTCGCCCAGCGGCACCGCGGTGCGCACGGCCGAGATGATCGCCGCCGCCCGCCAGGGCACCGGTCCGGTGGAGGCGCCGCACGTCGACCAGCGGGCACGCGGACAACAGGTCGCCAGCGTCCCGATCCATTCGCTCCGTCGCCCCGGTGTCGTCGCGCGCCAGGAGGTGGTCCTGTCCGGACCGGGTGAGGCGCTCTCGATCGTCCACGACACGATCGAGCCGGCTCTGGCCTATGCCCCCGGCATTCGCATCGCGCTCGCGGCCGCCCGCGACGCCCGCGGCGTGCACGTGGGGCTCGACAGCTTCCTCGACATCGGCATCCGCCTGCCCGGGGCACCCAAGACCGGCGCCGGGGTGACCGACGGCGCCGCATCCGGTCAGATCGCTGCGACGACCCCGTGA
- a CDS encoding TIGR01777 family oxidoreductase, which produces MPEPRHVVVSGASGLIGRALVTSLRSDGVRVTTLVRRPAQSADEVPWLQDAEPLDPAALEGADAVVSLSGASVGRFPWTRSYKSTLLWSRLTPTRTLARALRALGSDAPAFVSASAVGFYGSAPGVAQDESSGPGNGFLSRLTVEWEQAAREAGDNTRIALLRTAPVVHQQGVLKPLILLTKFGLSGPIGRGTQAWPWISLADEVGAIRHILAEQITGPVNLTGPTHATANDLGFALARRMNRPYVLRAPAWAVRMALGTDATEALLTNDVLLSPTVLTSTGYRFTHPTVEDAVAAAVPAA; this is translated from the coding sequence TTGCCTGAGCCCCGCCACGTCGTCGTCAGCGGCGCGTCCGGGCTCATCGGCCGCGCCCTCGTGACGTCGCTGCGCTCGGACGGCGTGCGGGTGACCACACTCGTGCGCCGTCCGGCGCAGAGCGCGGACGAGGTGCCCTGGCTTCAGGACGCCGAGCCGCTGGATCCGGCCGCGCTGGAAGGGGCGGATGCGGTGGTGTCGCTCAGCGGCGCGAGCGTCGGTCGCTTCCCGTGGACCCGTTCGTACAAGAGCACGTTGCTGTGGTCACGCCTGACGCCGACCCGCACGCTCGCTCGGGCGCTGCGGGCGCTGGGCTCGGACGCACCCGCCTTCGTCTCGGCCTCCGCGGTGGGCTTCTACGGATCGGCACCAGGGGTGGCGCAGGACGAGAGTTCGGGGCCAGGCAATGGCTTCCTCTCGCGGCTCACCGTCGAGTGGGAGCAGGCGGCGCGCGAGGCCGGCGACAACACCAGGATCGCGCTGCTGCGCACGGCACCCGTCGTGCACCAGCAGGGCGTGCTCAAGCCCCTCATCCTGCTCACCAAGTTCGGCCTCTCGGGGCCGATCGGGCGGGGCACCCAGGCATGGCCGTGGATCTCTCTGGCCGACGAGGTGGGAGCGATCCGCCACATCCTGGCCGAGCAGATCACGGGTCCGGTGAACCTGACCGGCCCGACCCACGCCACCGCGAACGATCTCGGTTTCGCACTCGCCCGCCGTATGAACCGTCCGTACGTCCTTCGCGCGCCCGCCTGGGCGGTACGTATGGCGCTCGGAACGGACGCCACCGAGGCGCTGCTCACCAACGACGTGCTGCTGTCGCCGACGGTGTTGACTTCCACCGGCTACCGCTTCACGCATCCGACGGTGGAGGATGCGGTCGCCGCGGCGGTTCCCGCCGCCTGA
- a CDS encoding OsmC family peroxiredoxin yields MSVTSEASTSWKGSLAEGSGDVALESSNQGPLAVNWKARSEGSTSVTTPEELLAAAHSSCFSMALSHALTENGTPPESIETTASVTFVPGTGISGSHLNVNASVPGLSSEDFARIAAEAKTGCPVSQALAGIEITLEATLA; encoded by the coding sequence ATGAGTGTCACCAGCGAAGCCAGCACGAGCTGGAAGGGAAGCCTCGCAGAGGGTTCGGGCGACGTCGCCCTCGAGTCCTCCAACCAGGGTCCCCTGGCCGTCAACTGGAAGGCTCGGAGCGAGGGTTCGACCTCGGTGACGACGCCCGAGGAGCTGCTCGCCGCTGCGCACTCGTCGTGCTTCAGCATGGCCCTCTCGCACGCACTGACCGAGAACGGCACGCCTCCCGAGAGCATCGAGACGACCGCATCCGTCACGTTCGTTCCCGGCACCGGGATCAGCGGCAGCCACCTGAACGTCAACGCGAGCGTACCCGGCCTGTCGTCCGAGGACTTCGCCCGTATCGCCGCCGAGGCGAAGACGGGATGCCCGGTCTCGCAGGCGCTCGCGGGCATCGAGATCACGCTCGAGGCGACGCTTGCCTGA
- a CDS encoding DUF4395 domain-containing protein, with the protein MSDRSPGRIDVRGPRFAASITAALLLVAVLLGLTGRGADPAAQVVGWFAYQPLAAQQAFSPGPWAILAYRAADPGFILLAVIAALFLWGVVSPRTAPWGVLYRKLVQPRLQPATDFEDPRPPRFAQGVGLLVTAVGLVLYLVGVPWALPIAAAAAFVAAFLNAVFGLCLGCQLYLLLARAGIIRTARPV; encoded by the coding sequence GTGTCTGATCGTTCGCCTGGCCGCATCGATGTGCGCGGCCCCCGTTTCGCCGCGTCCATCACCGCCGCGCTCCTGCTCGTCGCCGTGCTGCTCGGTCTCACGGGCCGCGGAGCCGATCCGGCCGCGCAGGTGGTCGGGTGGTTCGCGTACCAACCGCTGGCTGCCCAGCAGGCGTTCTCGCCAGGACCGTGGGCGATCCTCGCGTACCGGGCGGCCGATCCCGGCTTCATCCTGCTGGCCGTGATCGCGGCGCTCTTCCTGTGGGGCGTGGTGTCGCCGCGCACCGCGCCGTGGGGCGTGCTCTACCGGAAGCTCGTACAGCCGCGGCTGCAGCCGGCGACCGACTTCGAGGATCCGCGTCCGCCGCGCTTCGCCCAGGGCGTGGGCCTGCTCGTCACCGCCGTCGGCCTGGTGCTCTACCTCGTCGGCGTGCCGTGGGCGTTGCCGATCGCTGCGGCCGCCGCCTTCGTCGCCGCCTTCCTCAACGCCGTGTTCGGCCTGTGCCTCGGATGCCAGCTGTACCTGCTGCTCGCCCGAGCTGGCATCATCCGCACCGCTCGTCCGGTCTGA
- a CDS encoding TlpA family protein disulfide reductase yields MDPLIAVAVLAALLAATIGLGLTLRWRANRPRRVDPDEVVDPARLGAPALGEVATLLQFSTEFCARCPGVHRTLADIAADRAGVVHLDVDLTNRTDIAQHFRVLQTPTTLILDHRGTVRTRFGGTPRRDVVELELARVTEESTRV; encoded by the coding sequence GTGGACCCCCTCATCGCCGTCGCCGTGCTGGCCGCGCTCCTCGCAGCCACCATCGGCCTCGGTCTCACCCTGCGCTGGCGAGCGAACCGACCGCGACGCGTGGACCCCGACGAGGTGGTGGATCCGGCACGCCTGGGCGCTCCTGCCCTCGGCGAAGTCGCCACGCTCCTGCAGTTCAGCACCGAGTTCTGCGCGCGCTGCCCCGGCGTGCACCGCACGCTGGCCGACATCGCCGCTGACCGGGCAGGCGTCGTGCACCTCGACGTCGATCTCACCAACCGCACCGACATCGCCCAGCACTTCCGCGTCCTTCAGACGCCGACGACGCTCATCCTCGACCACAGGGGCACGGTGCGCACGCGGTTCGGCGGAACCCCTCGCCGTGACGTGGTGGAACTGGAACTCGCCCGCGTGACCGAGGAGTCGACCCGTGTCTGA
- the thyX gene encoding FAD-dependent thymidylate synthase, with protein MSDASSAEIQFRSDVTVELVRSSASDSDVLFAARVSTQGEQTLESAASGDQATARDRGLINYLMRDRHGSPFEHNSMTFYVQAPIFVFREFMRHRVASYNEESGRYRELRPVFYVPARERNLIQVGKPGAYEFLAGTDEQFELVDEATRAASIQAFEAYQRMLDAGVAREVARIVLPLNIYSSMYVTMNARALMNFLSLRTKVEGTHFPSFPQREIEMCAEKMEAFWTELMPLTHAAFNANGRVAP; from the coding sequence GTGAGTGACGCGTCCAGTGCCGAGATCCAGTTCCGCAGCGACGTGACGGTCGAGCTCGTCCGCTCCAGTGCCTCCGACTCCGACGTGCTGTTCGCCGCACGCGTGTCGACGCAGGGGGAGCAGACGCTCGAGTCCGCCGCATCCGGTGACCAGGCGACCGCCCGCGATCGCGGACTCATCAACTACCTCATGCGTGACCGTCACGGCTCGCCTTTCGAGCACAACTCGATGACGTTCTACGTGCAGGCGCCCATCTTCGTCTTCCGCGAGTTCATGCGCCACCGGGTGGCCTCGTACAACGAGGAATCCGGCCGTTACCGCGAGCTTCGTCCCGTCTTCTACGTGCCCGCGCGCGAGCGCAACCTCATCCAGGTGGGCAAGCCCGGCGCGTACGAGTTCCTCGCCGGCACCGACGAGCAGTTCGAGCTGGTCGACGAGGCCACCCGTGCCGCCAGCATCCAGGCATTCGAGGCATACCAGCGGATGCTGGATGCCGGTGTCGCCCGCGAAGTGGCACGCATCGTGCTGCCGCTGAACATCTACTCGTCGATGTACGTCACCATGAATGCGCGTGCGCTGATGAACTTCCTCTCCCTGCGCACGAAGGTGGAAGGCACCCACTTCCCGTCGTTCCCGCAGCGTGAGATCGAGATGTGCGCCGAGAAGATGGAGGCGTTCTGGACCGAGCTCATGCCCCTCACCCACGCCGCGTTCAACGCGAACGGACGCGTCGCGCCGTGA
- a CDS encoding DUF6578 domain-containing protein, which yields MVDVLLWEWEWACCGEPFAVGDRVEFGVVDADDGVRELCAPATVPAFVETHHEREPEFHLSGVVRSVAALSVAHRVSRVPRAAAAPGNARFSSPGADWAIEVRPRPYVLTFERLPATALLSPLSGVRRAVEDDDDEQPLPREADPADGEIRRHVEGYLVTIDEG from the coding sequence ATGGTGGACGTGCTGCTCTGGGAGTGGGAATGGGCGTGCTGCGGCGAGCCGTTCGCGGTCGGCGACCGCGTCGAGTTCGGGGTCGTGGATGCGGACGACGGGGTGCGCGAGCTCTGCGCCCCGGCAACCGTCCCCGCGTTCGTCGAGACCCACCACGAGAGAGAACCCGAGTTCCACCTCTCGGGCGTCGTTCGATCCGTGGCCGCGCTCTCCGTCGCCCATCGGGTCTCTCGTGTGCCCCGCGCCGCCGCCGCGCCCGGCAACGCGCGCTTCTCGTCGCCGGGCGCGGACTGGGCGATCGAGGTGCGACCGCGCCCCTACGTCCTGACGTTCGAGCGACTCCCGGCGACGGCGCTGCTGAGTCCTCTTTCCGGCGTCCGCCGCGCTGTCGAGGATGACGACGACGAGCAGCCGCTCCCCCGCGAAGCGGATCCGGCGGACGGCGAGATCCGCCGGCACGTCGAGGGCTACCTCGTCACGATCGACGAGGGCTGA
- a CDS encoding SDR family NAD(P)-dependent oxidoreductase — translation MAKTALITGASSGLGAEYARQLAARGADLVLVGRDAQALESVAREVRAVSGVATEALVADLLDAGERQRVVERLTDPGRPIEILVNNAGFGLPLHFERNDIEDEVRHLAVHVEVPMRLMHAALAPMLARGSGRILNVASIAAFIPRSTYGASKLWLVSFSRWANASYAPRGVTVTAVCPGYTHTNFHERLGLAPGQEGVAGWMWLNPADVVTPSLRDAARGKAVSVPTLRYRALAALANIAPDRLASRLGRRGR, via the coding sequence ATGGCGAAGACGGCTCTCATCACCGGTGCCAGCTCCGGACTCGGCGCCGAGTACGCAAGACAGCTGGCCGCGCGCGGCGCCGACCTCGTCCTGGTGGGCCGCGACGCCCAAGCGCTGGAATCGGTCGCCCGTGAGGTGCGCGCCGTATCCGGTGTCGCGACGGAGGCGCTCGTCGCAGACCTGCTGGACGCGGGGGAGCGGCAGCGGGTCGTCGAACGCTTGACCGATCCGGGGCGGCCGATCGAGATCCTCGTCAACAACGCCGGGTTCGGCCTCCCGCTCCACTTCGAGCGCAATGACATCGAGGACGAGGTGCGCCATCTCGCCGTGCACGTCGAGGTGCCGATGCGGCTCATGCACGCGGCGCTTGCTCCGATGCTCGCGCGCGGCAGCGGCCGCATCCTGAACGTCGCGTCGATCGCCGCCTTCATCCCGCGCTCCACCTACGGCGCCTCGAAGCTGTGGCTCGTCTCCTTCAGCCGGTGGGCGAACGCGAGCTACGCACCGCGCGGCGTCACCGTGACGGCGGTGTGCCCGGGCTACACGCACACGAACTTCCACGAGCGGCTCGGTCTCGCGCCGGGTCAGGAGGGCGTCGCCGGCTGGATGTGGCTGAATCCTGCCGATGTGGTCACACCGTCGCTGCGCGATGCGGCGCGAGGCAAGGCCGTGTCGGTGCCCACCCTCCGCTATCGGGCGCTCGCCGCGCTGGCGAACATCGCGCCCGATCGGCTCGCATCGAGGCTCGGTCGGCGAGGGCGCTGA
- a CDS encoding NUDIX domain-containing protein, which yields MVWHTSASRVVYENRWIRVREDDVTGPDGEGIYGVVEMQHPAVFIVALDDADNVCLVSMERYTTGPSWEVPAGGSDGEDPLLAAQRELAEETGLIAAEWEHLGTMNALNGIAVAPEHVFLARGLSSAPDDALAQAEEGIDDVVRIPFTEALAMVSDGRIRDGETVAALAYAGIRLGRFA from the coding sequence ATGGTCTGGCACACGTCCGCGAGCCGCGTCGTCTACGAGAACCGCTGGATCCGGGTGAGGGAGGACGACGTCACCGGCCCCGACGGCGAGGGGATCTACGGCGTCGTCGAGATGCAGCATCCGGCGGTGTTCATCGTGGCGTTGGACGACGCCGACAACGTCTGCCTGGTGTCCATGGAGCGTTACACGACCGGTCCCTCGTGGGAGGTGCCGGCGGGCGGCAGCGACGGCGAGGATCCACTCCTCGCCGCGCAGCGCGAGCTCGCCGAGGAGACGGGCCTGATCGCTGCGGAGTGGGAGCACCTCGGCACCATGAACGCGCTCAACGGGATCGCGGTCGCGCCCGAGCACGTGTTCCTCGCGCGCGGCCTCTCCTCCGCGCCCGACGATGCGCTCGCCCAGGCGGAGGAGGGCATCGACGATGTCGTGCGCATTCCGTTCACCGAGGCCCTCGCGATGGTGTCGGACGGCCGGATCCGCGACGGCGAGACCGTTGCGGCACTCGCCTACGCGGGCATCCGTCTCGGTCGTTTCGCCTGA
- the dapA gene encoding 4-hydroxy-tetrahydrodipicolinate synthase, with translation MTHTGNPFGQVLVALVTPMTADGEVDWPAVEKHIDDVITAGADGIVVTGTTGETSTLTDPEKLRLVEVGKSVASGRAKIITGGGSNETAHAIELYRASEKAGADGIMIVTPYYNKPTQAGILTHFRLVADATDLPVILYDIPGRTGVPIKYETILRLAKHPNILAIKDAKGDFSEVSRVLNQTDLMYFSGDDANVLPHLAIGASGLIGVTANIAAAPYRAIVDAVNRGDLATATAEHKRLEPLVRAVMTHVPGTVSAKYILHGLGRISSPRVRLPLVGPEEWEAAIIEDELALVRDVPGADFSNFRPDRNAAAGGALPKVHGTTR, from the coding sequence ATGACGCACACGGGCAACCCCTTCGGACAGGTGCTCGTCGCGCTGGTCACTCCCATGACCGCCGACGGCGAGGTCGATTGGCCCGCCGTCGAGAAGCACATCGACGACGTCATCACGGCCGGCGCCGACGGCATCGTGGTCACCGGCACGACGGGGGAGACCTCGACGCTGACCGACCCCGAGAAGCTCCGCCTCGTCGAGGTGGGCAAGAGTGTCGCGTCCGGCCGGGCGAAGATCATCACGGGCGGCGGCTCCAACGAGACCGCGCACGCGATCGAGCTGTACCGGGCGAGCGAGAAGGCCGGCGCGGACGGCATCATGATCGTCACGCCCTACTACAACAAGCCGACCCAGGCCGGCATCCTGACGCACTTCCGCCTCGTCGCCGACGCGACGGATCTGCCCGTCATCCTCTACGACATCCCGGGCCGCACCGGCGTGCCGATCAAGTACGAGACCATCCTGCGCCTCGCCAAGCACCCCAACATCCTGGCGATCAAGGATGCGAAGGGTGACTTCAGCGAGGTGAGCCGCGTGCTCAACCAGACCGACCTGATGTACTTCTCTGGGGACGACGCGAACGTGCTGCCGCATCTCGCGATCGGAGCGTCGGGGCTCATCGGCGTCACCGCCAACATCGCGGCGGCCCCCTACCGCGCGATCGTGGACGCGGTGAATCGGGGCGACCTGGCCACGGCGACCGCCGAGCACAAGCGTCTCGAGCCGCTCGTGCGTGCCGTCATGACGCACGTGCCGGGCACGGTGAGCGCGAAGTACATCCTTCACGGCCTCGGCCGAATCTCCAGCCCCCGCGTCCGCCTGCCCCTCGTCGGGCCGGAGGAGTGGGAGGCCGCCATCATCGAGGACGAGCTCGCCCTGGTGCGCGATGTCCCCGGTGCCGATTTCTCCAACTTCCGTCCCGACCGCAACGCCGCTGCCGGCGGCGCCCTGCCCAAGGTGCACGGAACCACACGCTGA
- a CDS encoding ribonuclease J, translating into MANTVYDPPALDQGTLRVTPLGGLGEVGRNMTIFEYDGKILVVDCGVLFPEEHQPGVDLILPDFAPLRDRLEDIVGIVLTHGHEDHIGAVPYLLKLKNDIPLIGSGLTLALVEAKLKEHRVKSYTLTVSEGQREQVGPFDLEFVAVNHSIPDALAVAIRTPAGMALATGDFKMDQLPLDGRLTDLRAFARLGEEGIDLFLVDSTNADVPGFTPLERSIGPVLDQVIGRAPRRVIVASFSSHVHRVQQVIDAAAAHGRRVAFLGRSMVRNMTIAQDLGYLKVPDGVLIDYKKARDLPDDRIVYMSTGSQGEPMAVLSRMANLDHEIEPGPGDTVILASSQIPGNENAIYRVIDGLTKLGANVVHKGNAKVHVSGHAAAGELLYCYNILQPRNVLPVHGEYRHLMANAKLAQDTGIPAERTILAENGTVIDLKDGEARVVGQRDIGFVYVDGSTVGEITDADLKDRRILGEEGFISVIVVVDASTGRIITGPEIHARGFAEDDSVFEDVKPKIAAALAEAAGSGVRDTHALSQVVRRTIGRWVNQRLRRRPMIVPLVIEA; encoded by the coding sequence ATGGCCAACACTGTCTACGATCCGCCCGCGCTCGATCAGGGGACGCTGCGCGTCACGCCCCTGGGCGGGCTCGGCGAGGTCGGTCGGAACATGACGATCTTCGAGTACGACGGGAAGATCCTCGTCGTCGACTGCGGCGTTCTCTTCCCCGAGGAGCACCAGCCGGGTGTGGACCTCATCCTCCCCGACTTCGCGCCGCTGCGCGACCGGCTCGAGGACATCGTGGGCATCGTGCTCACGCACGGCCACGAGGATCACATCGGCGCCGTCCCCTACCTGCTGAAGCTCAAGAACGACATCCCCCTCATCGGATCCGGGCTGACTCTCGCCCTCGTCGAGGCGAAGCTCAAAGAGCACAGGGTCAAGTCGTACACGCTGACGGTTTCGGAGGGTCAGCGGGAGCAGGTCGGGCCGTTCGACCTCGAGTTCGTCGCGGTGAACCACTCGATCCCCGACGCCCTGGCCGTCGCCATCCGCACGCCCGCGGGCATGGCACTGGCCACCGGCGACTTCAAGATGGACCAGCTGCCGCTCGACGGCCGTCTCACCGACCTTCGCGCCTTCGCCCGTCTGGGCGAGGAGGGGATCGACCTCTTCCTCGTCGACTCCACCAATGCTGACGTTCCCGGCTTCACACCGCTGGAGCGCTCCATCGGTCCCGTGCTCGACCAGGTCATCGGCCGGGCTCCCCGCCGCGTGATCGTGGCGAGCTTCTCGAGCCACGTGCACCGGGTTCAGCAGGTCATCGACGCCGCGGCCGCCCACGGGCGCCGGGTCGCCTTCCTCGGCCGCAGCATGGTGCGCAACATGACGATCGCGCAGGACCTCGGCTACCTCAAGGTTCCCGACGGCGTCCTGATCGACTACAAGAAGGCACGTGATCTGCCCGACGACCGCATCGTCTACATGTCGACCGGCTCGCAGGGCGAGCCGATGGCGGTGCTCTCGCGGATGGCCAACCTCGATCACGAGATCGAGCCCGGCCCCGGCGACACCGTGATCCTCGCGTCCAGCCAGATCCCCGGCAATGAGAACGCGATCTACCGTGTGATCGACGGGCTGACCAAACTGGGCGCCAATGTCGTCCACAAGGGCAACGCGAAGGTGCACGTCTCCGGTCACGCCGCCGCGGGCGAGCTGCTGTACTGCTACAACATCCTGCAGCCGCGCAACGTGCTGCCCGTGCACGGCGAGTACCGCCATCTGATGGCGAACGCCAAGCTCGCGCAGGACACCGGCATCCCCGCCGAACGCACGATCCTCGCCGAGAACGGCACCGTGATCGATCTCAAGGACGGCGAGGCCCGAGTCGTCGGTCAGCGCGACATCGGCTTCGTCTACGTGGACGGTTCGACCGTGGGCGAGATCACGGATGCCGATCTGAAGGATCGCCGCATCCTCGGCGAAGAGGGCTTCATCTCCGTCATCGTGGTGGTCGATGCCTCCACGGGTCGCATCATCACCGGACCGGAGATCCACGCGCGCGGCTTCGCCGAGGACGACTCGGTGTTCGAGGACGTCAAGCCGAAGATCGCCGCAGCGCTCGCCGAGGCGGCGGGATCGGGCGTGCGGGACACGCACGCGCTGTCGCAGGTCGTCCGTCGCACGATCGGTCGTTGGGTGAACCAGCGTCTGCGTCGGCGCCCGATGATCGTGCCGCTGGTGATCGAGGCCTGA